One window of Nymphaea colorata isolate Beijing-Zhang1983 chromosome 11, ASM883128v2, whole genome shotgun sequence genomic DNA carries:
- the LOC116263991 gene encoding L-gulonolactone oxidase 5-like, with protein MSSFVSCIAWFFLFGLVSLITRTAPVSGSPPGPVVHCANGNANCIVQNGYGEFSNRQTCGVAAVAYPTTEDELLLVVSNASMANRKMKIVTRYSHNLPRLCCPGGPPGTGLSISTEKLNGVVRVDAESMRMTVESGITLYELIDAAAANGLALPTSPYWLGLSLGGVLSTGAHGSSIFGKGSAVHEYVVGMRIVVPTKSSVDGRFAKVISLEEGDPDLLAAKVSLGVLGAISQVTLQMEPMFKRSITNEVGSDSGFEDDIEQFGRSTEFGDLNWYPAQGKVMHRVDVRVPLTEPGNGQNDFTAFRPVPSTVIVSLRKTEEEHEATMNTTGRCLLARALTDDNFSGGNGLRNNISSSAGFTGYPVVGNHSNLQAAGSCLFDKENGLLTVCGFDPRVHGVFVNHMAFSIPMANISNFIKDVKKLRDMAPDSFCGIDWYNGMQLRFIRASTAYIAKTSDCVEMDITHYRGHDPTQPRLHEDVLEEIEQMGLFKYGGLPHWGKNRNICFLGMKEKLDGRIEKFMRVMKKFDPKGLFSSEWSDSVLGLQEEGLVIDKPGCALDGFCICSRDSHCAPEKGYFCRPGLVYKEARVCRYEKPFA; from the exons ATGAGTTCATTCGTTTCGTGCATAGCTTGGTTCTTCCTTTTTGGCTTAGTTTCATTAATTACCAGAACTGCGCCGGTTTCCGGCAGCCCACCGGGGCCGGTTGTCCACTGCGCAAATGGAAACGCCAATTGCATTGTCCAGAATGGTTATGGAGAATTTTCGAACCGCCAGACCTGCGGGGTTGCGGCTGTTGCCTACCCTACCACAGAGGATGAGCTCCTTCTCGTTGTCTCCAACGCCTCCATGGCCAACCGGAAGATGAAGATCGTCACACGTTACTCTCACAACCTCCCCAGGCTCTGCTGCCCCGGCGGCCCCCCTGGCACCGGCCTCTCGATCAGTACCGAAAAATTGAATGGGGTTGTCCGAGTGGACGCGGAATCCATGAGGATGACTGTGGAGAGCGGCATTACCCTCTATGAATTGATCGACGCTGCTGCAGCCAACGGTCTGGCCTTGCCCACTTCTCCATACTGGCTCGGCCTGAGCCTGGGTGGAGTGCTGAGCACAGGCGCCCACGGTAGCTCCATCTTTGGCAAGGGAAGTGCTGTCCACGAGTATGTCGTCGGCATGAGGATCGTCGTGCCGACGAAGTCGTCGGTTGATGGCCGCTTCGCCAAAGTCATCAGCCTGGAAGAGGGAGATCCTGACCTTCTGGCAGCAAAAGTGTCGCTTGGTGTGCTTGGAGCAATCTCTCAG GTGACGTTGCAGATGGAACCAATGTTCAAGAGGTCCATAACGAATGAAGTTGGTAGTGACAGTGGGTTTGAAGATGACATTGAACAATTCGGTAGAAGCACTGAATTTGGCGATCTGAACTGGTATCCCGCTCAGGGAAAAGTGATGCACCGTGTGGATGTCCGAGTCCCCTTGACAGAACCCGGCAATGGCCAAAATGATTTCACTGCATTCAGGCCAGTGCCATCAACCGTGATCGTCTCCCTGCGCAAGACAG AAGAGGAACATGAAGCCACCATGAACACCACCGGCAGATGCTTACTAGCAAGAGCACTGACGGACGATAACTTCTCTGGCGGCAATGGTCTAAGAAACAACATAAGCAGTTCGGCTGGATTTACAGGGTACCCCGTTGTTGGAAACCATAGCAACCTGCAGGCTGCAGGCTCTTGCCTATTCGACAAGGAAAATGGCCTGCTCACTGTTTGTGGATTTGACCCAAGGGTCCATGGTGTGTTCGTCAACCATATGGCCTTTAGCATCCCCATGGCGAACATCTCAAACTTCATAAAAGATGTCAAGAAGCTGAGAGACATGGCACCTGACTCGTTTTGTGGCATCGATTGGTACAATGGCATGCAGCTCAGGTTCATTCGCGCCTCGACTGCGTATATTGCCAAGACGTCTGACTGTGTTGAAATGGACATCACACACTACAGGGGCCATGATCCTACGCAGCCAAGGCTCCATGAAGATGTGCTGGAAGAGATTGAGCAGATGGGGCTGTTCAAGTATGGGGGGCTGCCTCACTGGGGAAAGAACCGCAACATTTGTTTCTTGGGGATGAAGGAGAAGCTGGATGGAAGAATAGAGAAGTTTATGAGGgtgatgaagaaatttgatcCCAAGGGGTTGTTCTCCTCAGAGTGGAGTGACAGTGTTTTGGGCTTGCAAGAGGAGGGGCTGGTGATTGACAAGCCAGGGTGTGCACTAGATGGCTTCTGCATTTGCTCTCGTGATTCGCATTGCGCCCCAGAAAAAGGCTACTTCTGCAGGCCTGGCCTTGTCTACAAAGAAGCCAGGGTCTGTCGCTATGAAAAGCCTTTCGCTTAA
- the LOC116263615 gene encoding L-gulonolactone oxidase 5-like: MSSFVSCVACSFLFGLVSLISRTAPVTGSPPGPVVHCANGNADCVVENGIGAFSDRRTCWVAAVAYPTTEDELLLIVSNASKANQKMKVVTRYSHNLPRLCCPGGHPGTGLAISTEKLNRVVRVDPESMRMTVESGIALYELIEAAAANGLALPTSPYWLGLSLGGVLSTGAHGSSIFGKGSAVHEYVVGMRIVVPTASSVDGRFAEVISLEEGHPDLLAAKVSLGVLGAISQVTLQMEPMFKRSITNEAGSDSGFEDHIERFGRSTEFGDVTWYPSQGKVVHRVDVRVPLSEPGNGQNDASPFRAQSSSMVVSTRKTEEEHEATMNTTGRCLIARERMKNTLSRGNGLRNNIGSPAGFTGYPVVGNHSNLQAAGSCLFDKENGLRTVCAWDPRIHGSFTHQMAFSISMANISNFIKDVKKLRNMAPDSFCGVDWYNGMQLRFIRASTAYVAKTSDCVEIDITYYRGHDPAQPRLNEDVLEEIEQMWLFKYGGLPHWAKNRNICFLGMKEKLDGRIEKFVKVMKKFDPKGLFSSEWSDSVLGLQEKGLVIDKPGCALEGFCICSLDSHCGPEKGYFCRPGHVYKEARVCRYEKRIV; the protein is encoded by the exons ATGAGTTCATTCGTTTCTTGCGTAGCCTGCTCCTTCTTGTTTGGCTTAGTTTCATTAATTAGCAGAACGGCGCCGGTTACCGGCAGCCCACCGGGGCCGGTTGTCCACTGCGCAAATGGAAACGCCGATTGCGTTGTCGAGAATGGCATTGGTGCATTCTCAGACCGCAGGACCTGCTGGGTTGCAGCCGTTGCCTACCCCACCACAGAGGATGAGCTCCTTCTCATCGTCTCCAACGCCTCCAAGGCCAACCAAAAGATGAAGGTCGTCACACGTTACTCTCACAACCTCCCCAGACTCTGCTGCCCCGGCGGCCACCCCGGCACCGGCCTCGCGATCAGTACTGAAAAATTGAATCGGGTTGTCCGAGTGGACCCTGAATCCATGAGGATGACTGTGGAGAGCGGCATTGCCCTCTATGAATTGATCGAGGCTGCTGCAGCCAACGGTCTGGCCTTGCCCACTTCTCCATACTGGCTCGGCCTGAGCCTGGGTGGAGTGCTGAGCACAGGCGCCCACGGTAGCTCCATCTTTGGCAAGGGAAGTGCTGTCCACGAGTATGTCGTCGGCATGAGGATCGTCGTGCCGACGGCGTCGTCGGTTGATGGCCGCTTCGCCGAAGTCATCAGCCTGGAAGAGGGCCATCCTGACCTTCTGGCTGCAAAAGTGTCGCTTGGTGTGCTTGGAGCAATCTCTCAG GTGACGCTGCAGATGGAACCGATGTTCAAGAGGTCCATAACGAATGAAGCTGGCAGTGACAGTGGGTttgaagatcacattgaaagaTTTGGTAGAAGCACTGAATTTGGCGATGTTACCTGGTATCCCTCTCAGGGAAAAGTGGTTCACCGTGTGGATGTCCGAGTCCCCTTGTCAGAACCCGGCAACGGCCAAAATGATGCCAGTCCATTCAGGGCACAGTCATCATCCATGGTCGTCTCCACGCGTAAGACAG AAGAAGAACATGAAGCCACCATGAACACCACAGGCAGATGCTTAATAGCAAGAGAAAGGATGAAGAATACCCTCTCTCGCGGCAATGGCCTAAGAAACAACATAGGAAGCCCGGCTGGATTTACAGGGTACCCCGTTGTTGGAAACCACAGCAACCTGCAGGCTGCAGGCTCTTGCCTATTCGACAAGGAAAATGGCCTGCGCACAGTTTGTGCATGGGATCCAAGGATCCATGGTTCGTTCACCCACCAGATGGCCTTTAGCATCTCCATGGCGAACATCTCAAACTTCATAAAAGATGTCAAGAAGCTAAGAAACATGGCACCTGACTCGTTTTGTGGCGTCGATTGGTACAATGGAATGCAGCTCAGGTTCATTCGCGCTTCGACTGCGTATGTTGCCAAGACGTCTGACTGTGTTGAAATAGACATCACATACTACAGGGGCCATGATCCTGCGCAGCCAAGGCTCAATGAAGATGTGCTGGAAGAGATTGAGCAGATGTGGCTGTTCAAGTATGGGGGGCTGCCACATTGGGCAAAGAACCGCAACATTTGTTTCTTGGGGATGAAGGAGAAGCTGGATGGAAGGATAGAGAAGTTTGTGAAGgtgatgaagaaatttgatcCCAAGGGGTTGTTCTCCTCAGAGTGGAGTGACAGTGTTTTGGGCTTGCAAGAAAAGGGGCTGGTGATTGACAAGCCAGGATGTGCACTAGAAGGCTTCTGCATTTGCTCTCTTGATTCGCATTGCGGCCCAGAAAAAGGCTACTTCTGTAGACCTGGCCATGTGTACAAAGAAGCCAGGGTCTGTCGCTATGAAAAGCGTATCGTTTAA